A genomic window from Actinomycetaceae bacterium MB13-C1-2 includes:
- a CDS encoding ATP-dependent Clp protease proteolytic subunit, translating into MSDASKPPVFTESFRRELYDQRVLVLDGELTDDNGMLLATQLFSLATTDPRSEIALWIHSPGGSVPAMVAIRDLIHLIPNEVSTLALGIAYSAGQFLLTAGTRGKRRALPNARILMHQGSAGIGGSTVDVELQAGDLRYTRDTLLKLTSEDTGQPIEKVFEDSLHDHWYSAEEALDYGFIDTIVQSFEELLPRTSDKTSGFTSRSLDASSADIKEPK; encoded by the coding sequence ATGAGTGATGCATCTAAACCTCCAGTTTTCACCGAGTCGTTCAGACGTGAACTATACGATCAGCGGGTTCTAGTACTTGATGGCGAGTTAACAGACGATAACGGCATGCTCCTGGCAACGCAGTTATTCTCGCTAGCGACTACCGATCCGCGTTCCGAGATCGCGCTGTGGATTCACTCCCCCGGTGGCTCCGTCCCCGCCATGGTCGCAATTCGCGATCTGATTCATTTGATTCCAAACGAGGTCTCAACTCTGGCACTAGGGATCGCCTATTCGGCCGGACAGTTCTTGCTAACGGCCGGTACAAGAGGAAAACGGCGAGCATTGCCAAATGCCAGGATCCTCATGCATCAAGGCTCTGCAGGCATTGGTGGTTCGACAGTCGACGTGGAACTGCAGGCCGGCGACCTAAGGTATACGCGTGACACGCTACTCAAGCTGACGAGCGAGGATACGGGCCAGCCGATTGAAAAGGTTTTCGAGGATTCTCTCCACGATCACTGGTACTCCGCAGAAGAAGCCCTCGACTATGGGTTCATTGACACCATCGTACAAAGCTTCGAAGAACTCCTGCCCCGGACAAGTGACAAAACATCAGGGTTTACCTCACGGTCTCTGGACGCGAGTTCTGCTGATATCAAGGAGCCAAAATGA
- a CDS encoding helix-turn-helix transcriptional regulator: MNTRKQNKITSEEGTSVSYGHPLWRHLMGDELRRLRRERGETLDQTAKRAKVSPQYLSEIERGVKDPSSEMIEAVAGALDVTSIDLARSVVERYPTAQSTGALAAVCRVSFTLAA, encoded by the coding sequence GTGAACACTAGGAAGCAGAACAAGATAACTTCAGAGGAGGGCACCTCCGTGAGCTATGGTCATCCTCTATGGCGTCACCTAATGGGAGATGAACTCAGGCGCCTGCGCCGCGAACGTGGGGAAACGCTCGACCAGACGGCCAAAAGAGCCAAGGTGTCCCCGCAGTATCTGTCTGAGATAGAGCGCGGTGTCAAGGACCCGTCGAGCGAAATGATCGAAGCCGTTGCCGGGGCACTGGACGTAACCTCGATCGACTTGGCACGATCGGTCGTTGAACGGTACCCGACCGCGCAATCAACGGGTGCTCTGGCCGCTGTATGTCGAGTTTCGTTTACTCTTGCAGCCTAA
- a CDS encoding ATP-dependent Clp protease proteolytic subunit: MSQSYTIPNVISQSPRGERIMDVYSHLLTERIIYLGTPIDVGVANAIIAQLLYLESSSTDFDINFYINCEGGDPSAMLAIYDTMQYVKASVATTCVGQAIGVGAILLASGTSGKRSALPHTRVVLHQPSNQGRRGTIPDLILQADEAVRLRSELETVLAYHSGQTAEQLRADTDHDRVFTAQEAKDYGLLDQVITQR, from the coding sequence ATGAGTCAAAGCTACACAATTCCCAATGTGATTTCTCAGAGTCCGCGAGGCGAGCGGATCATGGACGTCTACTCACATCTACTCACCGAGAGAATCATCTATCTCGGCACACCTATTGACGTGGGCGTCGCGAATGCGATCATTGCCCAACTGCTCTACCTTGAGTCATCCAGCACCGACTTTGACATCAATTTCTACATCAATTGCGAGGGCGGCGACCCAAGCGCGATGCTGGCAATCTACGACACCATGCAGTATGTAAAAGCGAGCGTGGCCACTACCTGTGTTGGACAGGCAATCGGTGTAGGAGCGATCCTTCTCGCCTCCGGAACGAGTGGCAAACGCTCGGCACTACCCCACACTCGCGTCGTACTCCATCAACCCAGCAACCAGGGAAGACGAGGAACCATACCCGACCTTATTCTTCAGGCCGACGAGGCGGTGCGACTCCGCTCGGAACTGGAGACCGTGCTGGCATATCACAGTGGACAAACGGCCGAACAACTACGCGCTGATACCGATCACGATCGGGTGTTTACCGCGCAGGAGGCAAAGGATTATGGGCTACTCGATCAGGTAATAACCCAGCGATGA
- a CDS encoding helix-turn-helix transcriptional regulator: MRDESEVLRMGDDGFHARSNQIVQPHWWQPSQIPVTSSKLLYRSRFESLWADLPQLLVLAALPGWGKRTWKEQSADYLSRTRPDLKLHWARGIQDLGSILDGVRGGAGDVICFLDGRDAGADDSFWGELAVVLAARPWVRCIVGTYGYPPLDRGSLAELSEPEESEAKSILADALVMNEGELSFNAEELSALRQLLGDDGMLNDLLLDGKREKGCPYLVGQHIERMTAPGHVGTWVATDPRIELRLLGLLDGAVKQTRLSEYPIGKALREARRFRAVSADLLAGDDMSHELATSMVTRFSSIPLFDRDSDDELRVEQWGWRGDVWRAIAEGEPSASKAARLGSGLADVRRSGRIAAQLIYLLETGSVVQAEELVRRNFRWFLMFCDQWATRCLEEASVDPARAPALTLLQTELRLRSHGFDPELRAEADAAFQRLRGWQATSTYEEIERGGLLSYGATLAGHRGEASRYVRHVIELVDTAKSARKPIDDAARIRSVGACYLAYWSALQADLHDEALELAEAIVRYSDPKDRLYFYEHVSLVTEQDLHGLRSMSPTGERPSTDSHSQAQPLVDLEEGADGEAFGFLRPIIAHDSGVSRSALDALILVGWAVASPDELSASEIEMKLSRSSRSWDDGRPSSFLVLAAVIAFASIGAGDKARAWVDSLSTYDDVFAKLARMTLAQWEGDADAAYATFESIDWPIPPRLAVYAWTITAASQALRGDQERSVLSLKTVWRQYPAPRLFRFALRFVPQAAFDALRALSDQIPQMLSQVFEDSIEDKRAIRWVEDPRLTPSEREILEMLSLGRTNRQIAEARFVTVGTVRSQLKTLYRKLGASDRLDALEIVERFRLLDRGGK, encoded by the coding sequence GTGCGTGACGAGAGCGAGGTCCTGCGCATGGGCGATGACGGATTCCATGCTCGGTCGAACCAGATAGTTCAGCCGCACTGGTGGCAACCAAGTCAGATCCCAGTTACCTCTTCAAAACTTCTTTATCGTTCGCGCTTTGAGAGCCTGTGGGCTGATCTTCCGCAACTCCTTGTACTTGCTGCGCTTCCAGGTTGGGGGAAACGGACCTGGAAAGAGCAGTCTGCCGACTATCTGTCCAGGACCAGGCCCGACCTAAAGCTGCATTGGGCTCGCGGAATCCAGGATCTCGGATCGATTCTGGATGGCGTTCGCGGCGGTGCTGGCGACGTAATCTGCTTTCTAGACGGACGCGACGCAGGAGCCGATGACTCCTTTTGGGGGGAACTGGCCGTGGTGCTGGCCGCGCGCCCCTGGGTGCGGTGCATCGTGGGAACGTATGGATATCCTCCGTTGGACCGGGGCTCGTTGGCCGAACTCTCTGAGCCAGAAGAGAGCGAAGCAAAGTCAATCCTGGCAGATGCTTTGGTGATGAACGAGGGAGAACTCAGCTTCAACGCGGAGGAACTCTCGGCGCTTCGCCAATTGCTCGGAGATGACGGGATGCTGAATGATCTTCTTCTGGACGGTAAACGCGAGAAGGGCTGCCCCTATCTCGTAGGCCAGCACATCGAACGCATGACGGCTCCCGGCCACGTGGGAACATGGGTGGCGACGGATCCGCGGATCGAGCTCCGGCTCCTAGGTCTGCTAGATGGGGCTGTCAAACAGACCAGGCTTTCAGAATACCCAATTGGGAAGGCGCTGCGAGAAGCGCGGCGGTTCCGAGCCGTTTCGGCAGATCTTCTTGCCGGCGATGACATGTCGCACGAACTGGCGACCTCGATGGTCACTCGTTTTTCTAGTATTCCGCTGTTCGACCGGGATTCCGACGACGAACTGCGGGTTGAACAATGGGGTTGGCGCGGTGATGTGTGGCGAGCCATTGCCGAGGGTGAACCAAGTGCGTCCAAGGCGGCTCGACTTGGGAGTGGTCTGGCTGATGTCCGCAGAAGTGGACGGATCGCAGCACAACTGATTTACCTTCTGGAGACGGGGAGCGTGGTCCAAGCCGAGGAACTGGTGAGAAGAAACTTCCGCTGGTTCCTTATGTTCTGCGACCAGTGGGCAACGCGGTGCCTGGAAGAAGCTTCCGTCGACCCGGCGCGGGCACCGGCACTGACTCTTTTGCAGACAGAACTCCGACTCAGAAGCCACGGATTTGATCCGGAACTGCGGGCCGAAGCAGATGCCGCATTCCAGAGGCTTCGCGGTTGGCAGGCGACCAGTACCTACGAGGAAATCGAACGAGGAGGCCTGTTATCTTACGGCGCTACCTTGGCCGGTCATCGCGGGGAAGCCTCACGCTACGTGAGGCACGTAATCGAGTTGGTCGACACAGCGAAGAGTGCCCGTAAGCCGATAGACGATGCTGCCCGAATTCGTTCCGTCGGTGCCTGTTATTTGGCTTACTGGTCAGCGCTTCAGGCAGATCTGCACGATGAGGCCCTCGAACTGGCCGAGGCGATCGTCAGGTACAGTGACCCAAAGGATCGGCTGTACTTCTACGAGCACGTGAGCCTGGTAACCGAGCAAGACCTGCACGGTCTTCGATCAATGTCGCCTACCGGAGAGCGACCTTCTACTGATTCTCATTCCCAAGCACAACCGTTAGTCGATCTTGAAGAGGGCGCAGATGGCGAAGCTTTCGGATTTCTACGCCCCATTATTGCGCACGATAGCGGCGTCTCGAGATCCGCACTTGACGCGCTGATTCTAGTTGGTTGGGCAGTAGCCTCGCCAGACGAACTAAGCGCCAGCGAGATCGAGATGAAGCTCTCTCGCAGTTCCAGGTCTTGGGATGACGGCAGGCCCAGTAGCTTTCTTGTCTTGGCTGCAGTCATCGCATTCGCCAGTATCGGCGCCGGCGATAAGGCAAGGGCTTGGGTTGATTCCCTCTCCACCTACGACGATGTATTCGCCAAGTTAGCGCGTATGACCCTGGCACAGTGGGAGGGCGACGCGGATGCCGCCTACGCGACTTTTGAATCGATCGATTGGCCCATCCCGCCCAGACTTGCTGTTTACGCATGGACGATCACAGCCGCATCACAGGCTCTGCGCGGCGATCAAGAAAGGTCAGTTCTCTCACTGAAGACAGTATGGCGTCAGTATCCGGCGCCACGGCTCTTTAGATTTGCTCTTCGTTTTGTTCCTCAGGCTGCATTTGATGCACTGAGGGCACTTTCGGACCAGATTCCACAGATGCTTTCTCAGGTGTTTGAGGACTCCATCGAGGACAAGCGCGCAATTCGCTGGGTCGAAGACCCCAGGCTCACTCCGAGTGAGCGAGAAATTCTGGAAATGCTCTCCCTTGGACGGACAAATCGCCAGATTGCCGAGGCCAGGTTTGTCACTGTCGGAACTGTGCGATCGCAGCTAAAAACCCTCTATCGAAAACTGGGCGCTTCTGACCGCCTAGACGCCCTTGAAATCGTCGAACGTTTCCGCCTTTTAGACCGAGGGGGGAAATGA
- a CDS encoding ABC transporter permease: MNTLRQTGLLIQWQLRRGASSLPLMILVQTLLAVGTIIGFGFLIGDLDPVAALFLATGAPTVTLVMVGLVMTPQMVAEEKREGSIDWKHTLPVPRILFLAADLVMWTVIALPGLVLAILVALWRYDIELSPSPWLLAGVIVVSLTAASFGYAVATLFPPVVAMLVSQLLVFVILLFTPISFPPERMPGWLQSLHQWLPFEPMGDVIRSGLASSAYQVSTTSIVVLTMWCVLSVVGAGLVLVRRR, encoded by the coding sequence ATGAACACATTGCGACAAACTGGACTGCTCATTCAGTGGCAACTTCGCCGTGGAGCTAGCAGTCTTCCATTGATGATCCTGGTTCAGACGCTACTTGCCGTGGGTACCATAATCGGGTTCGGATTCCTCATCGGCGATCTTGACCCCGTGGCGGCGCTGTTCCTGGCGACGGGCGCTCCGACGGTCACCTTGGTCATGGTTGGCCTGGTAATGACTCCGCAGATGGTGGCCGAGGAGAAGCGTGAGGGAAGTATCGACTGGAAACATACCCTTCCGGTGCCCCGGATATTGTTCCTTGCCGCAGATCTGGTGATGTGGACTGTGATCGCATTGCCGGGGCTGGTACTGGCGATTCTGGTCGCGCTATGGCGTTACGATATTGAGCTTTCGCCCAGTCCCTGGCTACTGGCCGGAGTCATTGTCGTCTCGCTCACTGCAGCGAGCTTTGGGTATGCAGTTGCGACCCTTTTTCCTCCGGTGGTCGCCATGCTGGTCAGTCAGCTTTTGGTATTTGTAATTCTTTTGTTCACTCCGATCTCCTTCCCCCCTGAACGCATGCCCGGTTGGTTACAGAGTCTTCACCAGTGGTTGCCCTTCGAGCCGATGGGCGACGTTATTCGAAGCGGCTTGGCGAGCAGCGCTTATCAGGTATCCACGACATCAATCGTGGTGCTGACTATGTGGTGCGTTCTCTCCGTTGTGGGAGCAGGACTGGTTCTAGTACGTCGCAGATGA
- a CDS encoding ABC transporter ATP-binding protein → MYQPVLNVLDLEKTYSGRHGSKANDGISIRVGSGEVVGLLGHNGAGKTTLVNQIVGILKPDGGVIEVSGHDVISKPQIARRLVSVQAQANVPITGLSPRKAIELVGRIRGLSKQDASTRAVELLTALEMEQWADKPAQAISGGVARLTAFGMATAAPGELVILDEPTNDVDPVRRKLLWAEIRRLADSGVGVLLVTHNVAEAEHVVDSLVILDHGKVIAQGTPAELSASTRGELSLTISGLRTEPDEQMNIVSRNESGIVVRVRDCDAPAAIAWASDHAERFSLAPTTLEDIYISLVKEAA, encoded by the coding sequence ATGTACCAACCAGTTTTAAACGTATTAGACCTCGAAAAGACCTACTCTGGGCGTCACGGCTCGAAGGCAAACGACGGCATATCGATTCGTGTTGGATCGGGGGAGGTCGTAGGACTCCTCGGACACAACGGCGCGGGGAAAACAACGCTCGTCAACCAGATCGTGGGCATCCTAAAGCCCGATGGTGGGGTGATAGAGGTGAGTGGTCACGATGTCATCTCTAAGCCACAGATTGCGCGCCGACTCGTTTCCGTGCAAGCGCAGGCAAATGTTCCGATCACCGGGCTATCGCCTCGCAAAGCCATCGAGTTGGTAGGGAGAATCCGCGGCCTGTCAAAACAAGATGCTTCAACGCGAGCCGTCGAGCTATTGACCGCGCTAGAAATGGAGCAGTGGGCAGATAAGCCCGCACAGGCAATCTCTGGTGGCGTTGCACGCCTGACTGCGTTTGGGATGGCAACGGCGGCGCCGGGTGAGCTCGTGATCCTCGATGAACCAACTAACGATGTCGATCCGGTTCGCAGAAAGCTTCTGTGGGCAGAGATTCGCAGACTCGCAGACTCTGGTGTCGGGGTGCTTTTGGTGACTCACAATGTTGCTGAAGCCGAGCATGTTGTCGATTCCCTCGTGATTCTTGATCACGGCAAGGTGATAGCTCAAGGAACCCCCGCGGAGCTCTCCGCTTCTACAAGAGGAGAACTGTCTTTGACCATTAGCGGTTTGCGTACTGAGCCAGACGAACAGATGAATATCGTATCTCGCAACGAGTCGGGGATCGTGGTGCGGGTAAGAGACTGCGATGCCCCAGCAGCGATCGCGTGGGCGAGTGATCACGCGGAACGCTTCTCTCTTGCGCCGACCACGTTGGAGGACATTTACATTTCACTGGTAAAGGAAGCGGCATGA
- a CDS encoding TetR/AcrR family transcriptional regulator has product MTENQTSLSEAIKALASATADLTKAATVGLGRDVSRQMSDALQSAADAVEDAARKVTPSEGKPSSTRDDILQAAAIVFSEKGFDAASLDEIAKRAGRTKGAIYAHFPSKDDLMVALAESQCSEGGLDDGTKEVVYAFKDGRLAELIDRSVSDAEERREAALSLEILIYAFRHPEHREAIIRGQVRARDQIDQFLAEELPGVGPDAALTLATIVNMGTLYAALTPEMVDGAAVQRILSRALSYEPNEPANEAD; this is encoded by the coding sequence ATGACTGAGAACCAGACAAGTTTGTCCGAGGCTATTAAGGCTCTTGCATCAGCGACCGCAGACTTAACGAAGGCCGCAACCGTTGGTCTGGGACGTGATGTTTCCCGACAGATGTCCGATGCACTTCAGTCAGCCGCCGACGCGGTTGAGGACGCAGCCAGGAAGGTGACTCCATCTGAGGGAAAACCATCAAGCACGCGCGACGATATCCTTCAGGCCGCCGCCATCGTCTTTTCCGAAAAGGGTTTTGATGCGGCAAGTCTCGACGAAATCGCCAAAAGAGCAGGCCGCACCAAGGGAGCCATCTACGCACATTTCCCGAGCAAAGATGACCTAATGGTCGCTTTGGCCGAGAGTCAGTGCTCAGAGGGTGGCCTAGATGACGGAACGAAAGAGGTCGTGTACGCGTTCAAGGACGGTCGCTTGGCAGAACTGATTGATCGATCGGTCTCCGATGCGGAGGAACGACGGGAAGCCGCACTGTCTTTGGAAATCCTCATCTACGCTTTCCGACATCCCGAACATCGCGAAGCGATAATTCGCGGTCAAGTGCGAGCTCGGGATCAAATCGATCAGTTCCTCGCGGAAGAACTACCCGGTGTTGGACCCGATGCTGCGCTGACTTTAGCGACCATCGTCAACATGGGAACACTTTACGCAGCTCTCACTCCAGAGATGGTCGACGGAGCCGCAGTGCAACGCATCCTCTCACGCGCGCTGTCCTACGAGCCAAATGAACCCGCAAACGAGGCGGACTAA